Part of the Salvelinus sp. IW2-2015 unplaced genomic scaffold, ASM291031v2 Un_scaffold3732, whole genome shotgun sequence genome, AACTAAGATTAAGGATTAGTTGGACTCCctccacctggttgtctaggtcttcattgaTTAGAtcggaactccctcacctggttgtctaggtcttcattgattagttaggacctcctctcacctggttgtctaggtcttcattgattagttaggaaccCACCTCACCtgattgtctaggtcttaattgattagttggacctcccctcacctggttgtctaggttttAATTGGAAAATAACTAGCAGACATGcagcccccccccctcatccAGCATCATCCCATACcagttatcgttgtctctgtcgTAGGTGCTGAACATCATTCCATTGTGGATGGTCATGGTCCGGTTCTCTCCATACAGCTCCGTGCTCCCGTCCAGCATCACGTTACGGCCGTTCCTGAATACCCATCGATCGCCAATATGTAGTTGGACGTCTCGCCCTGCAATACATTAATAAATCAATCAGGATTTTttcatacttaaaaaaaaaaacaatacctttttctccccaatttcgtgacatccaattggtagttacagtcttgtccatcactgcaactcccgtactggactcagaggcgaaggtcgagagccatgcgtcctccgaaacacgaccctgccagccgcactgcttcttgacacacgtCACTGCTGTCCTGTATTATACCTggtaagccagctgcaccaataaTCTTTCAAGAAGACATTGTGCAGATGTACGGAAGCGACGTGCGATTCAACGCGGACCGCGCCGGGTTGCGCAGGTCAGGAGTTGAGCTAGTAGACGGCTGGCTAAACCTCTTTCCTGGCAGCCTGCCCACGAAAGTAGCTAAGAGCGGACATCGCGCGCCTTAAAGCACACTCCGAGGCTTCCTTACCGTCAATGATCCCCGTACTGCACCACTTTAGGCCGAGGGTCTCCGGAGGATCTCGCACCAGAACGAGACCTAACCGTTGCGGACAGCCTGAGCACAAGCACTGGTCGCGCCATACCAGAGAGGCGCTCCGAGCGAATTAATTCACGCATGCTCGGGTAACTTAAAATATTTAAGCCAGTTTCAATGTGCACACTTTACCACAACTACTTGTGTCCTGTGCCACAAGTGGCTGATCGGCACTTGTAAGCGGCCCAACTCCAGACCCATGGACTCGGACCGTCCTCATAAGAAGATGCCAATTGACGATCTGCTTGGCCGTTTAGGGGATACTATCCGGCTGGCCGATTGGGGATCGGATTCCGCTGGGCCATTGGGCGACTACCTAATCCTCATGTGCGCCAGCTGAACCCATTTTGGGGAATCACTATTCCGCTGGCCGTTTGGGGGATCTATTCCTGCTGGCCGCGTTTGCGGCAGATCCTCCGAGGTTCCCGATGGCCCGTTTGGGGATTCTATTCCGCTGCCGTTTGGGGATCTATTCCGCTGGCCGTTTGGGGATCTATTCTGCTGGCCATTTAGGAAATATTTGTTTGGAAAGTGTAGATGTATggtaaactgtctgtctgtctgtctgtctgtctgtctgtctgtctattcctTGTATAGTAAAGGTACTATTACCTGTGTGGTAAACTGTTGGTTACGGTGCGTGGCTGTGTTACCTGTATGGTAAACTTTCTGTACTGGGCGTGGCTGTGTTACCTGTATAGTAAACTGTTTGTACTGGGCGTGGCTGTGTTACCTGTATGGTAAACTGTTGGTACTAGGCGTGGCTGTTTTACCTGTATGGTAAACTTTTTGTACTGGGCGTGGACCTTGTTGCCAGTCCAATCCTCCATCTCCATGAGGACCTCAGTGGGTCCCTGCTTGGTCAGCTGACTGATGCGGTCGTTACCCAGCCAGTACTCCCCTGTCACGTGACACAGGAGAAACACACGGTAAGTGACATCATgactttacattttatattgagaattttttttgaatttggagTTTACCTCCTAAAACTGACTGAATataaattaattattaattaattattaattaattattaattaattattaattaattattattaattattaattaattattattaattattattaattattattaattattaattaattattattattaattattaattatttcTTTTCTCTCACCTGGAGTGTTGCAATGTCCCTTTCCGACGTCGAAGGCGATATTCCCGAAACCGCTGCGGTAGTTGTCCCAACGCCGGCCAAAGTCTACAGACCCATCCTTCCTGTTCTGAATAGTGGTCCAGCCTGAGATATTAAACAGATCAAATAAAGGATACATGGATAGAACATTCTATCCgattctcttcccttctccaaaAAAGCGTGCACTTTTTCACTCCCCCTCATGCATTTAGAAGTACTAGACATATACACAAGCACggctggagtgagagagagagaagcagacaaaGCACCCACCTCCTTTCTGTGTGGTCTGGTCACAGTACACCTTGTAGGGCTGGTAGAAGGAGTCAGGCTGGATCAGATACATCCCAGAATCCCTTCCTCCTTTCCTGAGAAGATGTCCTCATCTACTCCTTacctgggagaggagggagggagggggggggggtaagttATAGAGAATTCCCTATTGGGTGACAGTGATTTTGAAGTGGCAGGCAGGGTCACCTATCATGAGAGCATGAGGTCGAGACTGACCTACTGTATAGCTCGTTTCCACACACAGAACCAACCACTCCCACCCACAGAAACCACTCCCACCCACAGAACCACACCACTCCCACACACAGaaccaaccaccacagaacaaccAACTCCCCACACAGAACCAAATCCACACCAGAACAACCACCACACAGAACCAACCACTCCCACCACACAGAACCAACCACTCCACCCACAGAACCAACCACTCCGACCCACAGAACAACCCACGCCCACCCCACAGAAGCCACcacccgacccacagaaccaaccaCTCCACCCACAGAGCCACCGCACCCGACCCACAGAATCAAACCACTGACCCACAGAACCATCCACCCACAGAACCACCCACCCACTGTCCGCATCCTCACCAGAGACAACAGGTATGGGGCAGGAGACAGTGCACGGCTCTTTGCATTCTTCCCTCTGGGCCAGGATGGCCTCTCCACTCTTGAATCTTCAACCGGATCTTCTCAAGGACCCTTGAAGAATCCTGAGGAAGAAGAAGACTTTGTTATGCACTAATGAATGAACCCCTGGTTCAATACAGACGCTACGCTAAGGAAGTGTTTCAGCAGTGACCGTAGGATCTCTATGGAGTGAGTTGAATGCAACGCTAAGGAACTGTTTCAGCTTGACCATAGGACTCCATGAAATGAGTAGATGTTTTTTcagtgatgtcttgagatgctaaTAGCTGTACCTTGCCCTTCcgatatacacacaccacacaccacacgccacacacaccacacaaccacaaacacaaaccTAATGTTAGAGGGGAAGACTGTGTCTATAGCCTCCTTTGCAAAGGCATGCTGGGACTCCAGACTGTCCGTGTACTGACTCACCAGGTCACCATCTCTGTGGAGGGGAAAGGAGAtgaatgggggagagaggggggagggagatgagatgggggagagaggggggagggagatgagatgggagagaggggggagggaggaaagggagatgagatgggaagaggggggagggagatgagatgggagagagatgagatggggagagagagggagggaggggaaagggagatgagatgggggagagagggggagggagaggtatGGGGTACGGGAGAGGTATGGTACGGGAGAGCGACAGGAGAGGGGGGGAGTtcggaggagatagagagaagagaggagagcatgcTTAGTATACTTGGCTAACATATGACAGCACTATAAGGTAGTGTATATGTTTAGTTATTGGTCAGAGCTGAGTATGGACCGCCATTTCCTGAGACACATAAATACGTGTGAACGTCGGGACACTGTCCACTGCGTGAGGTGGGACACTGTCCTGCGTGAACGTCGGGACAGCTGTCCACTGCGGTGAACGTCGGGACCTCTGTCCACTGTACATGTTTACTTGTCTTGGTCATTGTATGTAATGAGCACATATTATGCTAGGCCTTACCATTGCTGACTAGCCGTGGTCTCTCTATCAGTACGGAGGACATTGTCCATattaaagtggtgtgtgtgtgtgtgtgtgtgtgtgtgtgtgtgtgtgtgtgtgtgtgtgtgtgtggtgtgtgtgtgtgtgtgtgtgtgtgtgtgtgtgtgtgtgtgtggtgtgtgtgtgtgtgtgtgtgtgtgtgtgtgtgtgtgtgtgtgtgtgatgtgtgtactcCGTTGCTGActagttgtctctctctcagcgCTGTGGACACTGCCGTTACGTAGAGTATAGATGGTGTTCGAGGATCTCGACAGGTCGTCAACATCTTTCTTGCATCTTCTTCACTTATCTTTCACGTTCCTCTCTTGTTTCAGCATGGCTGTCTTCAGCTCAGCAGCCGGTAGGACACAGCACCCGCCCTGTAGAGCCGGAGGAGGACGGACACGCAGGATAATGTAGATGCTAATGGCTAAGGAAGTGTTACGGCTGTAAGCATAGGATTCATTATGGCAGAGATGGTAGAGCTAATGCTAAGGAAGTGTTACGCGTCTGTAACCATAAGATCTCTATGGCAGAGATGTAATGCTAATGTTAAGGTAGTGTCTTCCGCTTTGAACGCAAGGATCCTTATGGCAGAGATGGTAGATGCTAATCTAAGGGAAAGTGATACGCTGTAACATAAGATCTCTATGCAGAGATGTAGATGCTAATGCTAAGGTTTGTGTCGTTCCACACCAGCCTGGTAAACAGCAACACCCCCTAACTTATTACCTAGATACAACTCTCTCTCTAGGGTCGAGGAAGACTAATCCAGCCTCTTGGATAAAGTCTAATGTAATTGATGTGATACAATTGTAATTTATTTGATATTGTCtgaatatgtgtatatattgttctgaaaacataaataaatataatttcacaacaacaaaattaACTGATTTGGTATTGATGAATGATAGAATGATGCATtgggaccacac contains:
- the fgb gene encoding LOW QUALITY PROTEIN: fibrinogen beta chain (The sequence of the model RefSeq protein was modified relative to this genomic sequence to represent the inferred CDS: inserted 1 base in 1 codon; deleted 1 base in 1 codon), with amino-acid sequence MYLIQPDSFYQPYKVYCDQTTQKGGWTTIQNRKDGSVDFGRRWDNYRSGFGNIAFDVGKGHCNTPGEYWLGNDRISQLTKQGPTEVLMEMEDWTGNKVHAQYKKFTIQGETSNYILAIDGYSGTAXNVMLDGSTELYGENRTMTIHNGMMFSTYDRDNDNWTPGDPSKQCSREDGGGWWYNRCHSANPNGRYYWGGAYTRYMAKHGTDDGMVWMNWKGSWYSLKAICMKIRPYFASR